A single Pseudomonas putida DNA region contains:
- a CDS encoding sulfite exporter TauE/SafE family protein: MPDLLPLLGSALVLGLLGGGHCLGMCGGLMGALTLAIPPEQRGQRLRLLVAYNLGRILSYACAGLLLGLAGWAVASSPAAMALRVVAALLLIAMGLYLAGWWSGLTRIEALGRGLWRHIQPAASRLMPVSSLPRALLLGALWGWLPCGLVYSTLLWAASQGNAGYSAALMLAFGLGTWPILLATGLAAERVNALLRRRSVRMAGGVLVILFGIWTLPGPHQHWIMGH, translated from the coding sequence GTGCCTGACCTGCTTCCCCTGCTCGGCTCGGCACTGGTCCTCGGCCTGCTCGGTGGCGGCCACTGCCTGGGCATGTGCGGTGGCCTGATGGGCGCGCTGACCTTGGCCATCCCCCCAGAACAACGCGGCCAGCGCCTGCGCCTGCTGGTGGCCTACAACCTGGGACGCATCCTCAGCTATGCCTGTGCCGGCCTGCTGCTGGGCCTGGCTGGCTGGGCAGTGGCCAGCAGCCCGGCAGCCATGGCCTTGCGCGTGGTGGCGGCGTTGCTGCTGATCGCCATGGGCCTGTACCTGGCCGGCTGGTGGAGCGGGCTGACCCGCATCGAAGCGTTGGGCCGAGGGCTGTGGCGGCACATCCAGCCAGCCGCCTCGCGCCTGATGCCGGTGTCCAGCCTGCCCCGCGCACTGCTGCTGGGCGCACTGTGGGGCTGGCTGCCGTGCGGCCTGGTGTACAGCACCTTGTTGTGGGCGGCCAGCCAGGGCAACGCCGGCTACAGTGCTGCGTTGATGCTGGCATTCGGGCTGGGCACTTGGCCGATATTGCTGGCCACCGGGCTGGCAGCGGAGCGGGTAAACGCCTTGTTGAGGCGGCGCAGTGTGCGCATGGCCGGTGGTGTACTGGTGATCCTGTTTGGTATCTGGACCTTGCCTGGCCCTCACCAGCACTGGATCATGGGCCACTGA
- a CDS encoding YbaB/EbfC family nucleoid-associated protein codes for MMKGGMAGLMKQAQQMQEKMQKMQEELANAEVTGQSGGGLVSVVMTGRHDVKRVSIDQSLMSTDEDDKEVLEDLIAAALNDAVRKIEQNSQDKMGNMTAGMQLPPGFKMPF; via the coding sequence ATGATGAAAGGTGGCATGGCCGGCCTGATGAAGCAGGCCCAGCAGATGCAGGAAAAGATGCAGAAGATGCAGGAAGAGCTTGCCAACGCCGAAGTCACCGGCCAGTCCGGTGGCGGCCTGGTGAGCGTGGTGATGACCGGTCGTCATGACGTCAAGCGTGTCAGCATCGACCAGAGCCTGATGTCGACCGATGAAGACGACAAGGAAGTGCTGGAAGACCTGATCGCCGCTGCGCTGAACGACGCCGTGCGCAAGATCGAGCAGAACAGCCAGGACAAGATGGGCAACATGACTGCCGGCATGCAGCTGCCGCCGGGCTTCAAGATGCCGTTCTGA
- the recR gene encoding recombination mediator RecR, with translation MSFSPLIRQLIDALRTLPGVGQKTAQRMALQLLERDRSGGLRLAQALSQAMEGVGHCRQCRTLTEQELCPQCSDPRRDDTQLCVVEGPMDVYAVEQTGYRGRYFVLKGHLSPLDGLGPEAIGVPQLMARIEEQGSFTEVILATNPTVEGEATAHYIAQLLNEKGLVASRIAHGVPLGGELELVDGGTLAHAFAGRKPISL, from the coding sequence ATGAGCTTCAGCCCCCTGATCCGCCAACTGATCGACGCCCTGCGCACCCTTCCGGGCGTCGGCCAGAAAACCGCCCAGCGCATGGCCTTGCAGCTGCTCGAACGTGACCGTAGCGGCGGCCTGCGCCTGGCCCAGGCGCTGAGCCAGGCCATGGAGGGGGTAGGGCATTGCCGCCAGTGCCGGACCCTGACCGAGCAGGAGCTGTGCCCGCAGTGCAGCGACCCGCGTCGTGATGACACGCAGCTGTGCGTGGTGGAAGGGCCGATGGATGTGTATGCGGTGGAGCAGACCGGCTATCGCGGGCGTTACTTCGTGCTCAAGGGGCACTTGTCGCCGCTCGATGGCCTGGGGCCTGAGGCGATTGGTGTGCCGCAGCTGATGGCGCGGATCGAAGAGCAAGGCAGCTTCACTGAAGTGATCCTTGCGACCAACCCGACCGTGGAAGGTGAGGCCACGGCGCATTACATCGCCCAGTTGCTGAACGAGAAGGGGCTGGTGGCGTCGCGCATCGCCCATGGCGTGCCGCTGGGTGGGGAGCTGGAGCTGGTCGACGGTGGCACCCTGGCCCATGCCTTTGCCGGGCGCAAGCCGATCTCGCTGTAA
- a CDS encoding FixH family protein → MPAATAASPWYKHLWPWIIIGILTTSVCLSLTMVSIAVNNPDNLVNDNYYEAGKGINRSLDRELLAQTLNLKASVHLDELTGEVDVRLNGNSDPQSLELNLISPTQPDKDRKVLLSRVEAGRYVGQLEDKVDGRRFVELLGSQDEHVWRLFEEEKVEHGVTLQLGDEAIQGAEHQR, encoded by the coding sequence ATGCCTGCCGCCACCGCCGCCAGCCCCTGGTACAAGCACCTCTGGCCCTGGATCATCATCGGCATCCTGACCACCTCGGTGTGCCTGAGCCTGACCATGGTCAGCATTGCCGTAAACAACCCGGACAACCTGGTCAACGACAACTATTACGAGGCTGGCAAAGGCATCAACCGCTCGCTGGACCGCGAGCTGCTGGCCCAGACCCTCAACCTCAAGGCCAGCGTGCACCTGGATGAGCTGACCGGCGAAGTGGACGTGCGCCTGAACGGCAACAGTGACCCGCAAAGCCTGGAACTGAACCTGATTTCGCCGACCCAGCCAGACAAGGACCGCAAGGTACTGCTCAGCCGGGTCGAGGCCGGGCGTTATGTCGGGCAACTGGAAGACAAGGTCGACGGGCGCCGGTTCGTGGAGCTGCTCGGCAGCCAGGACGAGCATGTGTGGCGGTTGTTCGAGGAAGAGAAGGTCGAGCATGGCGTGACCTTGCAGTTGGGCGATGAAGCCATCCAAGGCGCCGAACACCAGCGATGA
- the ccoS gene encoding cbb3-type cytochrome oxidase assembly protein CcoS, giving the protein MPALYVMIPAALLLVGVAVYIFFWAVDSGQYDDLEGPAHSILFDDQDPRHQAAVKPDEATTPDDKEAPPRA; this is encoded by the coding sequence ATGCCCGCGCTCTATGTGATGATCCCAGCCGCCCTGCTGCTGGTTGGCGTGGCCGTGTACATCTTCTTCTGGGCGGTGGACAGCGGCCAGTACGACGACCTCGAAGGGCCGGCCCACAGCATCCTGTTCGATGATCAGGACCCGCGCCACCAGGCGGCGGTCAAACCTGACGAAGCCACAACGCCAGACGACAAGGAAGCACCACCCCGTGCCTGA
- a CDS encoding heavy metal translocating P-type ATPase gives MTQPTPCYHCALPVPAGSRFTAVVLGEPRQFCCPGCQAVAESIVASGLAHYYQHRSDSSINPEALPKQLQDELALYDRSDVQQHFVRHAGELAETTLLVEGISCAACGWLIEKHLRNLPGVAEARLNLSNHRLQLNWDDHQLPLSRLLAELRQIGYAAHPYQPDQAAEQLARENRSALRRLGVAGLLWFQAMMATMATWPEFNIDLSPEMHTILRWVALFLTIPIVFYSCAPFFKGAARDLRTRHLTMDVSVSLAIGLAFGAGIWTAVTGSGELYFDTVGMFALFLLTGRYLERRARERTAAATAQLVNLLPASCLRLDSLGRAERILLGELQRGDTVQVLPGAVIPADGCIVEGRSSVDESLLTGEYLPQPRRAGERVTGGTLNVESTLNVEVEALGHDSRLSAIVRLLERAQTEKPRLAEIADRASQYFLLFSLLAAVAIGLWWWYLDPARAFWIVLAMLVATCPCALSLATPTALTAATGTLHKLGLLVTRGHVLEGLNQIDTVIFDKTGTLTEGRLTLRNIRPLAALPADRCLALAAALENRSEHPIARAFGRTASPADEVQTVPGLGLEGKVDGQPLRIGQATFVCALSGAEIPSVPEPRGQWLLLGDRQGPLAWFGLDDRLREDAPALLAACQARGWRTLLLSGDSSPMVAEVAAQLGIDQAIGGLRPDDKLDRLKALQASGRKVLMLGDGVNDVPVLAAADISIAMGSATDLAKTSADAVLLSNRLQALVEAFDLARRTRRNILENLLWATLYNGLMLPFAALGWITPVWAAIGMSVSSLIVVLNALRLTRLAHKPAAAGLPANDTAANGRKSPCPRSM, from the coding sequence ATGACCCAACCCACCCCCTGCTACCACTGCGCCCTGCCCGTCCCCGCTGGCAGCCGCTTCACCGCCGTGGTCCTCGGCGAACCCCGGCAATTCTGCTGCCCGGGCTGCCAGGCGGTGGCCGAGTCCATCGTCGCCAGTGGCCTTGCGCACTACTACCAGCACCGCAGCGACAGCAGCATCAACCCCGAAGCGCTGCCCAAGCAACTGCAGGACGAACTGGCCCTTTACGACCGCAGCGATGTACAGCAGCACTTCGTCCGCCATGCCGGCGAACTCGCCGAGACCACCCTGCTGGTCGAGGGCATCAGCTGCGCCGCCTGCGGCTGGCTGATCGAAAAGCACCTGCGCAACCTGCCAGGCGTCGCCGAAGCCCGCCTGAACCTGTCCAACCATCGCCTCCAGCTCAACTGGGACGACCACCAGCTCCCGCTGTCGCGGCTACTCGCCGAACTGCGCCAGATCGGCTATGCCGCCCACCCGTACCAGCCCGACCAGGCCGCCGAGCAGCTTGCCAGGGAGAACCGCAGCGCCCTGCGCCGCCTTGGCGTGGCCGGGCTGCTGTGGTTCCAGGCGATGATGGCGACCATGGCTACCTGGCCGGAATTCAACATCGACCTGTCGCCAGAAATGCACACCATCCTGCGCTGGGTCGCGCTGTTTCTGACCATTCCCATCGTGTTCTACAGCTGCGCACCGTTCTTCAAGGGTGCCGCGCGCGACCTGCGTACCCGCCACCTGACCATGGATGTGTCGGTATCGCTGGCCATTGGCCTGGCCTTCGGCGCAGGTATCTGGACGGCCGTGACCGGCAGCGGCGAGCTGTACTTCGATACCGTCGGCATGTTTGCCTTGTTCCTGCTCACCGGCCGCTACCTCGAGCGCCGCGCCCGTGAACGTACCGCCGCAGCCACCGCGCAGCTGGTCAACCTGCTACCCGCCTCATGCCTGCGCCTGGATAGCCTCGGCCGGGCCGAACGCATCCTGCTCGGCGAACTGCAGCGTGGCGACACCGTGCAAGTGCTGCCCGGCGCGGTGATTCCGGCCGACGGGTGCATCGTCGAAGGCCGCTCCAGCGTCGACGAATCGCTGCTGACGGGCGAGTATCTGCCACAACCGCGCCGGGCCGGCGAGCGCGTCACCGGCGGCACGCTGAACGTCGAGAGCACGCTGAACGTGGAAGTCGAAGCCCTCGGCCATGACTCGCGCCTGTCAGCCATTGTCCGCCTGCTTGAGCGCGCGCAGACAGAAAAACCACGGCTGGCGGAAATCGCCGACCGCGCCTCGCAGTATTTCCTGCTGTTCTCGCTGCTGGCCGCCGTGGCCATCGGCCTGTGGTGGTGGTACCTGGACCCGGCGCGGGCATTCTGGATCGTCCTGGCCATGCTGGTGGCGACCTGCCCATGCGCCTTGTCCCTGGCCACCCCGACCGCGCTCACCGCCGCCACTGGCACCCTGCACAAGCTGGGCCTGCTGGTGACCCGCGGCCACGTGCTGGAGGGCCTCAACCAGATCGACACGGTGATCTTCGACAAGACTGGCACCCTCACTGAAGGCCGCCTGACCCTGCGCAACATCCGCCCTCTGGCGGCGCTGCCTGCCGACCGCTGCCTGGCCCTCGCCGCCGCCCTCGAGAACCGCTCCGAACACCCGATCGCCCGTGCCTTTGGCCGCACCGCCAGCCCTGCCGACGAGGTCCAGACAGTGCCGGGGCTCGGGCTCGAAGGCAAGGTCGATGGCCAGCCACTGCGCATCGGCCAGGCCACCTTCGTCTGCGCGCTGAGTGGCGCCGAAATCCCCAGCGTGCCGGAGCCTCGCGGCCAGTGGCTGCTGCTGGGCGACCGCCAGGGCCCGCTGGCCTGGTTCGGCCTCGATGATCGCCTGCGCGAAGATGCCCCGGCCCTGCTCGCCGCTTGCCAGGCTCGCGGCTGGCGTACCCTGCTGCTGTCCGGCGACAGTTCGCCGATGGTCGCCGAGGTGGCCGCGCAACTGGGCATCGACCAGGCCATTGGCGGCCTGCGCCCGGACGACAAGCTGGACCGGCTCAAAGCACTGCAGGCTTCAGGGCGCAAGGTGCTGATGCTCGGCGACGGGGTCAATGACGTGCCGGTACTGGCCGCCGCCGACATCAGCATCGCCATGGGCAGCGCCACCGACCTGGCCAAGACCAGCGCCGACGCGGTGCTGCTGTCCAACCGCCTGCAGGCACTGGTCGAGGCCTTCGACTTGGCCCGCCGCACCCGCCGCAACATCCTCGAGAACCTGCTCTGGGCAACTCTGTATAATGGCCTCATGTTGCCGTTCGCCGCGCTTGGCTGGATCACCCCGGTGTGGGCGGCCATCGGCATGTCGGTCAGTTCACTGATCGTGGTGCTCAATGCCCTGCGCCTGACTCGCCTGGCTCACAAGCCGGCGGCAGCGGGCCTGCCTGCGAACGACACAGCAGCTAACGGAAGGAAGTCGCCATGCCCGCGCTCTATGTGA
- the fnrA gene encoding Crp/Fnr family transcriptional regulator FnrA: protein MSEPVKLRPHNQAHCKDCSLAPLCLPLSLNLEDMDALDEIVKRGRPLKKGEFLFRQGDNFGSVYAVRSGALKTFSLSDSGEEQITGFHLPSELVGLSGMDTEAYPVSAQAQETTSVCEIPFERLDELSVQLPQLRRQLMRVMSREIRDDQQMMLLLSKKTADERIATFLVNLSARFRARGYSANQFRLSMSRNEIGNYLGLAVETVSRVFTRFQQNGLIRAEGKEVHILDPIQLCALAGGAIEA from the coding sequence ATGTCCGAGCCAGTCAAACTGCGCCCTCATAACCAGGCCCACTGCAAGGACTGCAGCCTGGCCCCCCTGTGCCTGCCTCTTTCGCTCAACCTGGAAGACATGGATGCACTGGATGAAATCGTCAAGCGCGGGCGCCCGCTGAAGAAAGGCGAGTTCCTGTTCCGCCAGGGTGACAATTTCGGCTCGGTTTACGCCGTTCGTTCCGGCGCCCTCAAGACCTTCAGCCTGAGCGACAGCGGCGAAGAACAGATCACCGGCTTCCACCTGCCCAGCGAGCTGGTCGGCCTGTCCGGCATGGACACCGAGGCCTACCCGGTGTCGGCCCAGGCCCAGGAAACCACCTCGGTCTGTGAAATCCCCTTCGAGCGCCTCGACGAGCTCTCCGTTCAGTTGCCACAGCTGCGCCGCCAGCTGATGCGAGTGATGAGCCGCGAAATTCGCGACGATCAGCAGATGATGCTGCTGTTGTCGAAGAAAACCGCCGACGAACGCATCGCCACCTTCCTGGTCAACCTGTCCGCACGCTTCCGCGCCCGCGGCTACTCGGCCAACCAGTTCCGCCTGAGCATGTCGCGCAACGAGATCGGCAACTACCTGGGGCTGGCGGTGGAAACCGTGTCGCGGGTCTTCACCCGCTTCCAGCAAAACGGCCTGATCCGCGCCGAAGGCAAGGAAGTGCATATCCTCGACCCGATCCAACTGTGCGCGCTGGCCGGCGGTGCAATCGAAGCCTGA
- the hemN gene encoding oxygen-independent coproporphyrinogen III oxidase produces the protein MLDDLRWDADLIRRYDLAGPRYTSYPTAVQLHSEVGSFDLLHALRESRRAVRPLSLYVHVPFCANICYYCACNKVITKDRGRAAPYLQRLEQEIQLIACHLDPKQRVEQLHFGGGTPTFLSHVELRQLMATLRQHFNLLDDDSGDYGIEIDPREADWSTMGLLRELGFNRVSLGVQDLDPAVQRAVNRLQSLEQTRTLIEAARTLQFRSVNLDLIYGLPKQTVEGFARTVDEVIRLQPDRLSVFNYAHLPERFMPQRRIDSNDLPAPAVKLEMLHNTIEQLTAAGYRYIGMDHFALPDDELAIAQEEGTLQRNFQGYTTHGHCDLIGLGVSAISQIGDLYCQNSSDLNTYQDALSNAQLATQRGLLCNHDDRLRRAVIQQLICHFELDFEPIEEAFTIDFRGYFNDLWPELQSMQRDGLISLDDKGIRILPAGRLLARSVCMVFDAYLAMQNRQRFSRVI, from the coding sequence ATGCTCGACGACCTACGTTGGGATGCCGACCTGATCCGCCGCTACGATCTCGCCGGCCCACGCTACACCTCCTACCCGACCGCCGTGCAACTGCACAGCGAGGTAGGCTCGTTCGACCTGCTCCACGCCCTGCGCGAGAGCCGCCGGGCCGTGCGCCCACTGTCGCTGTACGTGCACGTGCCGTTCTGCGCCAACATCTGCTACTACTGTGCCTGCAACAAGGTCATCACCAAGGACCGCGGCCGCGCGGCACCTTACCTGCAGCGCCTGGAGCAGGAGATCCAGCTGATCGCCTGCCACCTGGACCCTAAACAGCGCGTTGAACAGCTGCATTTCGGTGGCGGCACGCCGACCTTCCTCAGCCACGTGGAACTGCGCCAGCTGATGGCCACCCTGCGCCAGCATTTCAACCTGCTGGATGACGATTCCGGTGACTACGGCATCGAGATCGACCCCCGCGAAGCCGACTGGTCGACCATGGGCCTGCTCCGTGAACTGGGCTTCAACCGCGTCAGCCTCGGCGTGCAGGACCTTGACCCGGCCGTGCAACGCGCGGTCAACCGCCTGCAGAGCCTGGAGCAGACCCGCACCCTGATCGAGGCCGCACGCACCTTGCAGTTCCGCTCGGTCAACCTCGACCTGATTTACGGCCTGCCCAAACAGACCGTGGAAGGCTTCGCCCGCACCGTCGACGAGGTGATCCGCCTGCAACCGGACCGCCTCTCGGTGTTCAACTACGCCCACCTGCCCGAGCGCTTCATGCCGCAGCGGCGCATCGACAGCAACGACCTGCCGGCCCCAGCGGTGAAGCTCGAGATGCTGCACAACACTATCGAGCAGCTGACCGCCGCCGGCTACCGCTACATCGGCATGGACCACTTCGCCCTGCCCGACGACGAGCTGGCAATCGCCCAGGAAGAAGGCACCCTGCAGCGCAACTTCCAGGGCTACACCACCCACGGCCACTGCGACCTCATTGGCCTGGGGGTTTCGGCGATCAGCCAGATCGGCGACCTGTATTGCCAGAACAGCAGCGACCTCAATACCTATCAGGACGCCCTGTCCAATGCCCAGCTGGCGACCCAGCGCGGGCTGCTCTGCAACCACGACGACCGCTTGCGGCGGGCCGTGATCCAACAGCTGATCTGCCATTTCGAACTGGACTTCGAGCCGATCGAGGAGGCTTTCACCATCGATTTCCGCGGGTATTTCAACGATCTCTGGCCAGAACTGCAGAGCATGCAACGTGACGGCCTGATCAGCCTCGACGACAAGGGCATACGCATCCTGCCAGCCGGGCGCCTGCTGGCGCGCTCGGTGTGCATGGTGTTCGACGCCTACCTGGCGATGCAAAACCGCCAGCGTTTCTCCCGGGTGATCTGA
- a CDS encoding adenine phosphoribosyltransferase, producing the protein MHSDAFDLKALIRPVVDFPKPGVIFRDITPLFQSPRGLRYVADQFIERYVEAEFSHIGAMDARGFLIGSIIAHQLNKPLILFRKQGKLPADVLSEGYQTEYGEAFLEVHADSLCEGDSVLIFDDLIATGGTLLAAANLVRRTGAQVFEAAAIIDLPELDGSRRLQAAGVPTFCLTEFSLSEY; encoded by the coding sequence ATGCACAGCGACGCCTTCGACCTCAAAGCCCTGATCCGCCCGGTAGTGGACTTCCCCAAGCCCGGCGTGATCTTCCGCGACATCACCCCGCTGTTCCAGTCGCCGCGCGGGCTGCGCTACGTGGCCGACCAGTTCATCGAGCGTTACGTCGAGGCTGAGTTCAGCCACATCGGCGCCATGGACGCACGGGGTTTCCTGATTGGCTCGATCATCGCCCACCAGCTGAATAAACCGCTGATCCTGTTCCGCAAGCAGGGCAAGCTGCCGGCTGACGTATTGAGCGAAGGCTACCAGACCGAATACGGCGAAGCCTTCCTGGAAGTGCATGCCGACAGCCTGTGCGAAGGTGATTCGGTACTGATCTTCGATGACCTGATTGCCACCGGCGGCACCCTGCTGGCTGCAGCCAACCTGGTGCGCCGCACCGGGGCACAGGTGTTCGAAGCGGCAGCGATCATCGACCTGCCAGAGCTGGATGGCTCGCGCCGACTGCAGGCGGCCGGGGTACCGACCTTCTGCCTGACCGAGTTTTCCCTGAGCGAATACTGA
- the ccoG gene encoding cytochrome c oxidase accessory protein CcoG, with protein sequence MSKQIPVHDVTPPANKGKDSVDLYASREKIYTRAFTGIFRRLRMVGGAVLFLLYFGTVWLNWGGHQAVWWNLPERKFYIFGATIWPQDFILLSGILIVAAFGLFFVTVYAGRVWCGYTCPQSVWTWIFMWCEKVTEGDRNQRMKLDRSPMSGNKFLRKFAKHSLWLLIGFVTGMTFVGYFSPIRELLTEFFTGDADGWAYFWVGFFTLATYGNAGWLREQVCVYMCPYARFQSVMFDKDTLIVSYDPRRGETRGPRKKDVDYKAKGLGDCIDCTMCVQVCPTGIDIRDGLQIECIGCAACIDACDSIMEKMNYPKGLISYTTEHNLSGQKTHMLRPRLIGYAAVLLVMIIALGTAFATRSLVGFDVSKDRVLYRENAQGRIENVYSLKVMNKDQRDHVYVLDAAGLPDLRLEGQREIRVAAGDIVSLPVQLSIAPEKLPSTTNEITFILKSADDSAAKIEAKSRFIGPQIR encoded by the coding sequence ATGAGCAAGCAAATTCCGGTACATGACGTCACCCCGCCTGCCAACAAAGGGAAGGATTCCGTCGATCTCTACGCCTCCCGCGAGAAAATCTACACCCGCGCCTTCACCGGCATCTTCCGCAGGCTGCGGATGGTCGGCGGTGCGGTGCTGTTCCTGCTCTACTTCGGCACCGTGTGGCTGAACTGGGGCGGGCACCAGGCCGTGTGGTGGAACCTGCCCGAGCGCAAGTTCTACATCTTCGGCGCCACCATCTGGCCCCAGGACTTCATCCTGCTCTCGGGCATCCTCATCGTCGCCGCCTTCGGCCTGTTCTTCGTCACCGTCTACGCTGGCCGCGTGTGGTGCGGCTACACCTGCCCGCAAAGCGTATGGACGTGGATCTTCATGTGGTGCGAAAAAGTCACCGAGGGTGACCGCAACCAGCGCATGAAGCTCGACCGCTCCCCCATGAGCGGCAACAAGTTCCTGCGCAAGTTCGCCAAGCACAGCCTGTGGCTGCTGATCGGCTTCGTCACCGGCATGACCTTCGTCGGCTACTTCTCGCCCATCCGCGAACTGCTCACTGAATTCTTCACAGGCGATGCCGACGGCTGGGCCTACTTCTGGGTCGGCTTCTTCACCCTGGCCACCTATGGCAACGCCGGCTGGTTGCGCGAGCAGGTGTGCGTGTACATGTGCCCCTACGCGCGCTTCCAGAGCGTGATGTTCGACAAGGACACGCTGATCGTTTCCTACGACCCGCGCCGCGGCGAAACCCGTGGCCCGCGCAAGAAAGACGTCGACTACAAGGCCAAGGGCCTGGGCGACTGCATCGACTGCACCATGTGCGTGCAGGTATGCCCTACTGGCATCGACATCCGCGACGGCCTGCAGATCGAATGCATTGGCTGCGCGGCGTGCATCGACGCCTGTGACAGCATCATGGAAAAGATGAACTACCCCAAAGGGCTGATCAGCTACACCACCGAGCACAACCTCTCGGGGCAGAAGACCCATATGCTGCGCCCACGCCTGATCGGCTACGCCGCGGTGCTGCTGGTGATGATCATCGCCCTGGGCACGGCCTTCGCCACCCGCTCGCTGGTGGGCTTCGACGTCAGCAAGGACCGCGTGCTGTACCGCGAGAACGCCCAGGGCCGGATCGAAAACGTGTACAGCCTCAAGGTCATGAACAAGGACCAGCGCGACCACGTCTACGTGCTGGACGCCGCCGGCCTGCCCGACCTGCGCCTGGAAGGCCAGCGCGAAATCCGCGTGGCCGCCGGCGATATCGTCAGCCTGCCGGTGCAACTGTCGATCGCCCCCGAGAAACTGCCCTCGACCACCAACGAAATCACCTTCATCCTCAAGAGCGCCGACGACAGCGCTGCCAAGATTGAAGCCAAGAGCCGCTTCATCGGCCCACAGATCCGCTGA